GCCAGGCCAGCCTTGGGTGGGGCACCCACTCTCACTGCACTGTACTTCTGAACTGTACCCTggagtgaaagagagaggagggagccagaCTCTCAAACCTGGAAGGACCGTTCTGAGGCGCTACCGAGCATTTGACGCACAGCTGAGGATCCTTTGGATGTAGGGGACTCATTGTGTCCTGAAAACCAGGTCCAATTTGGAGACTAAAGAGAGAGGGGGTCAAGAGGGACTCGGCTGGAGGGAGGACAAAAGCTGCACATTCAGCAGGATGGAGGAGGCCCCGTGGGCCAACGTGAGTAACACGCATACCAggaaggaggcaaagaaaggtCAACCTAGAAAGAGAAGAACTTGAATGCCAAGATTGGGGCTTGGGGGGTGGCTTGAGGACATTGGGGGTTGCAGAACGGTTTGGAACAAAGGAGTGACCCATTTCGATTGGGGGAGGTCGAGAATGGGTTGGCTAGTTGGTGAGAGCTTCAGAGCCAAAAGTGGTGTGGCTGCAGCCAGAGGGGCTGCTGGGTGGCCTTGAGGGCACCTTAGTGGAGGCCTGCTTTGAAATGAGGGTAGGTGAGCACCTTGAGTGAATCCAAAGATTCCTGTGCACCCAGCTGTCCCTCCTTATACAGAATCTGCTTCTAGACTCATCTGCAAGGACTTCCAAGTCCGACCCCTGTCTTGGGGTCCTCACTGGGAAAACAGATCTTTTGGGGTAACAGCTGATCCTCTAATGCTCAGGAGCACACACCAACCCACCATCGTCCCTAGCTTCTGGAGAGACCTGAGTGGGACAGGCTGGGCGGCTTAAGGCTAGACCCTGCcgctctctgagcctcaggttcCTCCAATGGGGCAGATAACACTCCACAGCTTTGTTGTCATGGGGATGATATCTGTGTCAACACTGGGCTGGACACACAGTCAGTGCTTTGTAAATAAGGCAGAGCCCACCTTGTCCTCTTCCAATACGCCTGGAGAGCACAGCAGAGCCAGGTGCCATCTCCCACTCTAGGCACTGAATGGCCCATTGAAGTTGGATGCCAGCCAGAGACTGCCACGTAAAGGTCAGGTCTGTATGGGGCAGGGTCCCTGAACTTGAGTGCCTGGCAGGATGATGACCTGTGACCAGGGTGGGGCTGATAAAGGCCCCAACCAATCACCcaaccttccctccttccccttccttgtGGCTGCTGGTGACCTCTGGAGCTCCAGAAATGCAGGCTTCAGCTGACTCGGACAGATACCTTGCTGGAGGGCTGGACCCTAGGAGCTGGCCTCTGTCCAGCATGCCTTAAGTCCCAGGAAAGAGCAGTCCCTTCTGACTCACCAGAGGACTGGCCCTAGCTCCTATTTGGATTTGTCCTGGTATGGTGGGGAGCCCTGAAGAGGGCTGGGAGCTATGCTTTGACTTGATCTagtcctttgtttcttctttaaagatttatttatttgctttatgatgtgtgtgtgtgtgtatgtgtgttgcttgcatgtctgtctgtgcaccacatgcatgcctggggcCCTGAAGTCAGAAGAGCACATTGGTtgccctggaactaaagttacagagagttgtgagccaatgtgtgggtgctagaaattgagcCCGGGTCCACTGCAAGAACAGCTTGTGCTCCTAATCACGGAGCCATCTTTTCAGTTCCATCTAGCCCTCTTTTGGCTCAGCCTCTctaagggcggggggggggggtggggtgacgtgggggtgggagggagacttGCTGGCCCCGCACCATCCCCCCATGTGTGGCTTGCACAATATGGGGGGTAGAAGGTTCCAGTGGCCAGGAAGgctgtctcttctcttctaccCCTAGCTAAACATACggtcagaaaagcaaacagtcaGGTTTTGCTAGCTAAaaaggtgtgtggtggtggttgtgccTGTCAGAGGCTGGAGCAGTGTGTCTCTCCTGTGCTCTTGAGACCCCTGCCACACTCCACATGGTAAGGTTGGGGGCTAGGCCAAAGGGGGAAGTGCAGTAAGTAGGAAATATATTGGAATTCCTCTACTCCAGGTTAAATATAGGCCTGAAggccctccccccaccttccctgCAGGCTGAGTGGTGAAGATAAGTGACTGGGTGCCTGAGGCTAGGGCCCTAGGGCATCACTGAACCCTCCTCCAGCCCCAAGGCGGCAGGGAAGGGAATGCTTCTTAAGGAGGTTCCTGTTTGAGCAGAAGCAATCCTGCCTTTTGTGCTGAAGGGGTGAGCCCAGGTCTCTGGAGGGGCTaaaagggaggtgggggtggggtggggggtgctgcgggagaaagggatggggagaggtTTAGAAGCTAAAATCCTAGAAGTTTGGGATGTGGGTACTGGGCCCTGCCCTGGTGGGTTGTGGCTTGGGCTGGTTCCCAGAATATGCATCCTCAATACTCCTAATTCAAAGGCGAATTACTCAGGCTCAGTGAAAGGTGGACACCTGGGAGACAGCCTTCAGGGAATGGCATCAGGGAAGGCATTCTCCTGGCAGTAGCGCCCTGCCCgtgcccccttttctctctctctctttctcttgttttttctgagacagggtttctctgtgtagccttggctgtcctggactcactttatagaccaggctggccttgaactcacagtgatccaccttccactgcctcccgagcgctgggatcacaggtgtgcaccattgcgCTCAGTGTGCCCTTGCGTACAGAAGGCTCTGGCCAGGCCAGCGGTTGGCAGACATTTCTTTTTCCATAGAAGAGACCAAGCCTTCCTGCACCATGTTCCTGGGGCTCCTTAACAAGCCCCAGAGGGTttactgggggggtggggggagggtctATGTCTGCTTCCTGGCCTGGGCACCCTCCAGGTCTTTGAAGCTGCTTTCTCACCCTCAGCTCTCCTGCTGCCAAGATGCCATTACCACAGACAGTGGCCCCTAGGCCGGAGCTTCAAAGACCCAAGGAGCCTAGGAAGTCACAGACCCTACCTCAGAGCACCAGGAAGTCCAACAGTATGAAAGATTCAAGCATGTACCACAGCGACACCATGAAACCCAGCCTGAGCACCCTGAAGCGGACCTTCTTCCGGACCAGCCTACCACCACCTTCAACCCACAAGCCCAAGGAGGACCCAGGCCTGCTCAGGCGAAGCTCCCGATCCCTCTTCAGGTCCTTGAGACGGGCCCTGGGTGAAGGCCTAACGGCCGTGCATCCCCAAATTTCTGCTATACCAGAGAAGCCCTCCAAGGTCACCACAGATGGCATTAGCCGGCAGGCATCCGCTGGGATGGGGCCTGAGGATCTGGAGCCGAAAGCAGGTAGGGTCCCCCATCCAACACTGtgagaggagacagggaagagagggCAGGAGCTAAGCCAAGGTATCCTGACAGACACTTCTTGAGGCCTAACTCACCCAAATCCTGCCTTCTGCACACGTTCTTTTAGTATATTGCAAAGaaagccccccccacacacacaacacaccctcTAGGCAAATGAGAAACATGCTCAGCTGAGTGACCTGCTGAGTGTCTTACAGCTAGTCAGTAGAAAAGTGGGCTTCAAACCCAGAGCTACAAGACTGTAGAAGTATAACGCATGCATGACCTTTCACAGCCCTGCCCCTTGAGCAAGCTCATCCTAGGCGGTAGGCACTGGTCCTTTCTGACCACTGGGTCACAGAGGTTCAAGGGTGCCATTGTTATTTGGAAGGGCAGTTAGGGGGACTGACTGctcaggggaggggaattggaCTTGGACCCTGAAGAAGGGAACCAGCAGAAATAGAAAACAGCACAGCAGAAAGCCCGGCTCTGGACAGAAGGGCAGGACACACCCAGCCTGAGCTCTGACCCTATTAGACCTGTAATTACAGTCCCATATGATGTCATGCAGCATAGCAGAgatgggagtgagggtggggtggggattggggTTTGCAAGGTAGAAGGTACCGGCTGTGCAGTCAAGAGCTGATCCAAATTGCTGTTTTTCAGCCAGGGTTGGGCCTCTAACTGACACTGTTCCTTCTAATGTGATTACAAGCAGGGACTTCTGGCAGGTAGAGCAGTTCAATAGGGACTGTACAGGACATCTAGGCAGCGGCCAGTGCAACTTAGATGTCTAGCTATCAGGACGCTGGGTTGGTCCCCTGTCATTGCTCCCTTTCTCACCCGCGCTTTGCAGAAAGCAAATCCGTGGCAGACCTCATCACCGAGAGGCAACTAGTGAAGGCCTTTGAACAGTTGCAGGACCTGGAGACGCGGCTGGTAGCCGACAAAACCTCACGCACCTTTGCGCCGGACCCCACCGCCTATGCGCGGCGCGCTATGGACCTTTGTCTGCATTACGATGGAATGGCTGCGGAGATCGGAGCCATTGTGCGCGAGGCTCTGGGTTCCGAAGGCGTGGATCGAGACGCTCTAGCGGAATTGGCCCAGGTGGTGCATTTGGAAGAGGAGGCCCATCAGGCCCCCCAAGCCGAGGGTGACTTCTTGAGTACACCCCGCCACTGGCGTCAGCACTGGGAGGACGCAGTGCGGCTCAGCGCTCAAGAGCGCGTGCAACAGGCAGGCGCCAAAGTCGCCCCAGGGGCTGCCGCGGAGGGCGCGTCCGACCTAGCCCAGCTTCTGGCTGAGCTCGGTAGCGTGGTTCGCCGCGACCTGCAGAAGGTGCGATTAGAGATGCAGCCCGCTTACGAAGACACGGACTTCCCAGTGTGGGAGACCTACTTACGAGCCTTCCACAGCGCGGTGGCCCAGCGCCTTCAGGAGCTGGCGCGAGACGCCCGCGGCTGTGAGCAGCTTTATGTGCTGTTAGACTGGGCAGCTAATGTTTATGGCAGGTGAGGCCATTAGGCAGGAGCGGGTACCACTTACCCACCACGAGACCATGGCAAACACAGGGCGCCTTTCTTCCCTATTCCTGGGCTGGCGAAGGCGATAGGGCACCAGGAGGACTGGGGACCCTGTCCTTTCCTTTGTGCTAGGCTGTGTGTTCCCTTTCCAGGTTTTCCTAAGAGACCACCCATGTAGTACAAGTTCCCAAAGCTAGAAAGTCTTTCACGTGCGCTTCTGACTAGTGCCAGGAGCCCCAGAGAGCAATGCTAAGCCATAAGATGGCTGCAAGTGCATTGGAAAATGGCGGCTTTCCAGACAGAGCACCCTCAGAGCGTTGGTTCAGCCTGCTTTCCCTCTGGGTGTGTGTTCACACGTAGAGCGCAGCCTGTTGGGCCCTTCCATCCTTGATTACAAGGGTGCTTTGATTTCCCCAGACCAATGGGCCCCAGCTTTGCCACAGGCAGGAACATATGAGAGTGAAGGCTGCCAAAGTCCTGGCCTCTTTAAATTGTTGTGTGGTCTGAAGCCATTATCAGCTGGTCTGGACCGTCCTATTTTGGGTTAGATGGTGATTTGGTGGGGGCTAGGGGGAGGGTGGCTGTTGCTTAGAACTTAGTCTTGAATGTAGGTTAACCATGAGGGTAGGGGGTCACATTGAGGCAGTCTGGCAGAGGCCCATCTGAACAGCTCACCCTGAGCAGGCCCAGCTGGTTGCTTGAGCGCCAAGAAGTCCAGCCCAGCCAtcagaggcttctgggaagagaaGTGATGGCACAGAGCTCTAAAGGGTAGCGGGATGGATTATGTCAACAGAAACGGAGTTCAGGGCTGCAGTGACGACTTTAGACTTTGAGccaggatagagagagagagagagaggaggcagctgtTAGAGCATCAAAGTCCCACTGGGGCCCTCAACAACAACTCCCCAACCCCATCTTGCTTTTCAGTCCTGACTTCCTGGGCGCCCCAGACTTGGCACTGCCCACCGAACCGCTGCCCCCACTCCTAGAGCCTGCCCTGTGGGCCCGACTGGAAAGCGACTACACTAGCTTCCTAGAGGTGAGGTCGGGGAGGCACCAGGACTCAGTGGCTGGCTCCTACAGGACGCTTAAAGTCTTGGATTGGGTTGGTGCTGCCGGTACCTGTAGGCGTGGACTATGACTGAGTTCCGTTCACGCTAGTCCCTGACGGCGCAAAACGGGGTTTGGGAGCCAGGGGGCGCCCTTTCCTTGCTCCCTGAAATCTTACCTCAGCCCACGCCTCACCCCACAGACCAAGATCACAAGCTGTTTTGACACCATCTTGCAGCTAGAGCAGAGTCGCTGGGAAGCTGAAGAGGACCAGGAAGTGCTGCAGGGCCTCTACCACTCACCCCTGTCCATCGATGTGCACATGGTGCGCCCGGGAAGCAGGCTGAAGGAAGGGTTTGTGTTCAGGACTCAGGCACAAGACAGAGATCCCTTAGAGCTAAGCTGCACTGAGAGGGAAACCTATGGGATGATCTAGACCGCTGGGGCACATGGCCAGGCTAGGGTTACAGTTCTGCCGGTGGACTCTGGGAATGGGGGAGGTGACCCTCACATTGGGGCCACTGAAAACTGCAGCGAGGGGGTGGGCTGTGTTCGGGACTCAACTGTGCTCAGCAAGTGGCATCCCTGGCAGCTCGTGGCTGAGCACGCGAAGGCGGCCGGCGCTATCTCCGCGGAGCTGGAAGCCACCACCCTGCAGATCTGCGCGCGCGCGCTCTGCCTCTTCGTGCCCAGGTGAGGGTGGCAGTCTCAGCCGAGAAAGGGTGGGAGATGACCTGGCCAGGAATGGGAGGGGTCCACTGGTGGACTGAGTGTGAGACCTTAATCGTTAGTGAGGACCTGGCGGCGGGTGCGGATCTGAGGTCAGAGGAATGATTCTTTCCGGCCCGCAGGTTTGAAAAGGCTTTTCTGGCGTCGAAGGCTGTGAGCGAGTGGTACCTGGGCGCCTACATTAACGCCTGTGTGGAGCTGAGGTAGGTCgccccagctccagggcattGCCAAGGTACTGTCAGCAGGAGGCGCGCGAGCTCAGGAAAAGAGATCGGAAGCAGcggcaggggtgtggggggagcTTAGCGCCTTCGGAGTGTGGACTCTTGTAGGTCCACCAAGCCTTCCGGGATCGATCCCTTCCCGCCTTGACCCGAACGTGCTCAGCAGAGGAGCTTCAAGGCTGACCAAAGGCTAAGAAGATAGGGCCGCCCTGGTCCCTGAGCTCCCCCGGACCCCTTCATTTATTGCCTCCATTTCATTCCATTCCTTTTTTTGAGTTTACCTTCTCCTCCGAGAAACCCACTCCCTAAATCCCACCCTGGATAATCCTGAGCCCCTCTACCGTCAGAAGGCAAGGCCATCTCTATTTGGTAGAGACTGCTACCGTGCCTGACCTCCAGACGGAGTGTCCTTGTCCCCACAGATATGCTAGTCTGGGAAATATAGCCATCTACAGAAGGCACATAATCTAGACCACCTTGTGGGTTGGGATTCCAGCGCGGCCCATTGATGGCTGTGCATCCTGCCACAAGTCATGTCATCTCTGTGCCTCTTTCCTCTTCAAACAAAGCTGGAGCCTACTTCCTGAGGCCTCGCTCGGGCACTTGGTCCCTatgagctctttttaaaaaaaaaagatatatttatttattattatgtatgcagtgctctgcttacatgtacacctgcaagccagaagagaacatcatatcacattatagatggttgtgagtcaccatgtggttgctgggaatcgaactcaggacctttggaagagcagacagtactctcaaactctgagcaatctctccagcaaACTCgcgccgcccctcccccatccccatgaGCTCTTTATGAGCACCATGATACACCAGGCACTATGTGCCTGCTTCATCCACCCCAGGTGACTTCTCAAGGCCAGGGTACCAGGTACAGATGGGCAGGGGGATGCTGGTGCAGCTGGGAGTTGAACCAGGCACGCCTGTGTCCAAAGGGTGGCCACACTGGTGCTCAGCTTCCCAGCACTCTCTCGCCTAACtgtaccaggctagccttcagctctggggcagggggaggggcttagCCCCAGGAAGCAGCCTCCTGCTGCAGTGTTCTGGGTGTAGACTGGTCCTCAGTTTTCTCAGCAGTGAAATGggacattttcatcttcagaggTAATGACGGAGCTCAGGGGAGACTCGCGTCAGGAATGGCTATACTACCATGTTCTGCCACCAAGAGGCATGGAGGGCTGTTCCAAAGCTGCCAGATGAGACCTATGCTATGGAGCTTAGCTGCCGCCAGACTTTGTGGCTGGTGCCCAGGGCTTTAATGGTGTCCGCCCATCCCGTCCTGCTCCCATGGGTGCTACTTGGCACAACTCTTTCAGCACAGTCTAAATAAGTGattctcaacctgggggttgCGGCCCactctttgggggggggtcagatatcctgcatattagatatttacattcatGAGGAAGCAAATACATGATTTTATAgttagggggtcaccacaacatgaggcactgtattaaagggtagcagcctcaggaaggttgagagccgccGATAAGTGGACGGAGTCTGCAGGTTGTGCCAGGTGGGTCCTGTTCTTAGCTCATTACTTGTCTTGGCCCCTCCCCAGAACCAGTCTTCTGGCCAGGTTCCCAGGAACCATAAAGGAACTAGAGAAACCCCTGGTGGCTGCCACCAATAGCTTCCAGAAGCATTTGCTCCAGATTG
This window of the Acomys russatus chromosome 1, mAcoRus1.1, whole genome shotgun sequence genome carries:
- the Exoc3l4 gene encoding exocyst complex component 3-like protein 4 produces the protein MPLPQTVAPRPELQRPKEPRKSQTLPQSTRKSNSMKDSSMYHSDTMKPSLSTLKRTFFRTSLPPPSTHKPKEDPGLLRRSSRSLFRSLRRALGEGLTAVHPQISAIPEKPSKVTTDGISRQASAGMGPEDLEPKAESKSVADLITERQLVKAFEQLQDLETRLVADKTSRTFAPDPTAYARRAMDLCLHYDGMAAEIGAIVREALGSEGVDRDALAELAQVVHLEEEAHQAPQAEGDFLSTPRHWRQHWEDAVRLSAQERVQQAGAKVAPGAAAEGASDLAQLLAELGSVVRRDLQKVRLEMQPAYEDTDFPVWETYLRAFHSAVAQRLQELARDARGCEQLYVLLDWAANVYGSPDFLGAPDLALPTEPLPPLLEPALWARLESDYTSFLETKITSCFDTILQLEQSRWEAEEDQEVLQGLYHSPLSIDVHMLVAEHAKAAGAISAELEATTLQICARALCLFVPRFEKAFLASKAVSEWYLGAYINACVELRTSLLARFPGTIKELEKPLVAATNSFQKHLLQIVQQDMQPLFKVLYTKSWLTQDTLRPLMDRVVDFAHHLEHVTPPLAQETLQEVHRFVVREYLGQVLRPHERFSGLNRVNGSHKMSLDAQAISSTFQGLGSKATWLDQAILCVAEILGETYKDDIRRHLETLIRSYPDIRRDHILAILALRRLGRRRNQHLLHHTQDLLRAAHETRPSSHRVLFEEIEVPTSVDVLITCI